From the genome of Geminocystis herdmanii PCC 6308, one region includes:
- a CDS encoding type IIG restriction enzyme/methyltransferase encodes MLSNLRQSLNKGYLKLPSLRADVEQFQDNLHYLLNITNHQINESEEFHKNNLINFLNHSFYRPNHYINTKEKDDLVIYNGKDINSKVGIIVEVKKPTNKTEMLNFEQFNSKSLQQLLFYYLQERITHQNFELKHLIVTNIYEWFIFPSELFEKFFYQDKSLIKQFNDFNENRLTSKNTDFFYKEIAQVYLGKVETYLKENTVYLNLKEFQNVDLKSLNILYKFLSPYHLLKLPFSNDSNSLDEDFYSELLHIIGLTEIKEGSKKLIRRLPINQRFEGSLLENTINQLQTYNKLDNLDNINIFGETQEKQLFNIALELVITWINRILFLKLLEAQLITYNRHSLNNQVNDTSEYAFLNNKTIKDFHDLDTLFFQVLAKQIFDRTPNIQEKFYHIPYLNSSLFELTSLEQKIGAIALLHHNKNISYFGNTILKNSQGKKETGDINTLEYLLNFLTAYDFGSEGEGEIKEDNKRLINASVLGLIFEKINGYQDGSFFTPGFITMYMCRETIRRAIIHKFNQIKQWNCLTINDLYNKIQDTKEANHIINNIKICDPAVGSGHFLVSALNEIISIKSELEILEDKQGKRLKNYHIIVENDELIITDENNQLFTYNPLNQESQRIQETLFSEKQTIIENCLFGVDINTNSVKICRLRLWIELLKNSYYTSPPQPFSPKSKGGEKNNKLSHQFPSPDGRGVRGEGKTLQTLPNIDINIKCGNSLISRFDINDSFSSAKIKRQIEEYKEAVKNYYRPENRQEKQKIIQLIELIKNNLSNEITGNDESSKKLRQLQGELNNLVNQQSLFEETVKEKKVKEKKIKQLEKQINQYQLEIEDKKHNRIYHNAFEWRFEFPEVLDNEGNFIGFDVIIGNPPYIRQEEFSPLKPLLKQRYKIYNSIADLLTYFVELGYNLLHYDGIFQFIISNKFTRANYGQEMRSFLLENTTLTHFIDFSGLAVFDEATVDSAILGYVKNKVASAGLIYADVKKETVRINDFSNYLTEIQTNFLQSDLTVNSWSFENPEVLKIKAKIESQGIPLKDWNITINYGIKTGYNDAFIIDGKTRQDLINQDGKSAEIIKPLLRGRDIHKYYANFQDLWLINLHNGYEVNHQKIPALNVNDYPAIKQHLDQFYPKLIKRSDQGKTPYNLRNCAYIPDFEKPKILYPEFSSKSSFTWDENNHYYTLDTCWILNGGNYYLLSLLNSSLMWFYLKTIVSVLGTQAFRMKKIYLEELPVKQITEKEEKFFKKLVTDILKLKTENPNNDTSKLERKVDLLVYELYGLTEEEIRIIEE; translated from the coding sequence ATGTTAAGCAATTTACGGCAATCTCTCAATAAAGGATATTTAAAATTACCATCTTTACGAGCAGATGTGGAGCAATTTCAAGATAACTTACATTATTTATTAAACATCACAAATCATCAAATTAATGAGTCTGAGGAATTTCATAAAAATAATTTAATTAACTTTCTTAATCATAGTTTTTATCGCCCTAATCATTATATTAATACTAAGGAAAAAGATGATTTAGTTATCTATAATGGTAAGGATATTAACAGCAAAGTTGGCATTATTGTTGAGGTAAAAAAGCCTACTAATAAAACAGAAATGCTCAATTTTGAACAGTTTAATAGTAAATCACTACAACAATTATTATTTTACTATCTCCAAGAAAGAATTACTCATCAAAATTTTGAGTTAAAACATTTAATTGTTACTAATATTTATGAATGGTTTATTTTTCCTTCGGAATTATTTGAAAAGTTTTTTTATCAAGATAAATCCTTAATTAAACAGTTTAATGATTTTAATGAAAATCGTTTAACTTCTAAAAATACTGATTTTTTCTATAAAGAAATTGCTCAAGTTTATCTAGGAAAAGTTGAGACATATTTAAAAGAAAATACCGTTTATCTTAATTTAAAAGAGTTTCAAAATGTAGATTTAAAATCTTTAAATATTCTCTATAAATTTTTATCTCCTTATCACTTATTAAAGTTACCTTTTTCCAATGATAGTAATAGTTTAGATGAAGATTTTTATAGTGAATTATTACATATAATTGGTTTAACAGAAATCAAAGAAGGGAGTAAAAAATTAATCCGTAGATTACCTATTAATCAGCGTTTTGAAGGTTCACTTTTAGAAAATACTATTAATCAATTACAGACTTATAATAAGTTAGATAATCTTGATAATATCAATATTTTTGGAGAGACACAAGAAAAACAATTATTTAATATTGCTTTAGAATTAGTTATTACATGGATTAACCGTATTTTATTCTTAAAACTGTTGGAAGCTCAATTAATTACTTATAATCGTCATAGTTTAAATAATCAAGTTAATGACACTTCTGAATATGCTTTTTTAAATAACAAAACTATTAAAGATTTTCATGATTTAGATACCCTCTTTTTTCAGGTTTTAGCTAAACAAATATTCGATCGAACTCCGAACATACAAGAAAAATTTTACCATATTCCCTATCTTAATAGTTCCTTATTTGAATTAACTTCCTTAGAACAAAAAATAGGTGCGATCGCACTTCTGCATCATAATAAAAATATTAGTTATTTTGGCAATACCATCTTAAAAAATAGTCAAGGAAAAAAAGAAACAGGAGACATTAACACCCTCGAATATTTATTAAATTTTCTCACAGCCTATGATTTTGGTAGCGAAGGAGAAGGGGAAATTAAAGAAGATAATAAAAGACTAATTAACGCCTCCGTATTAGGATTAATTTTTGAGAAAATTAACGGTTATCAAGACGGCTCATTTTTTACTCCCGGATTTATTACAATGTATATGTGTCGGGAAACAATCCGCCGTGCAATTATCCATAAATTTAATCAAATTAAACAGTGGAATTGTCTAACTATCAACGATTTATACAATAAAATTCAAGACACAAAAGAAGCCAATCATATCATTAATAATATCAAAATATGCGATCCGGCTGTCGGTTCAGGACATTTTTTAGTCTCCGCCTTAAACGAGATTATCTCCATTAAAAGTGAGTTAGAAATATTAGAAGATAAACAAGGAAAACGCCTTAAAAATTATCATATTATCGTAGAAAATGACGAGTTAATTATTACCGATGAAAATAATCAATTATTTACTTATAATCCCCTTAATCAAGAAAGCCAACGCATTCAAGAAACTCTTTTTTCTGAAAAACAAACCATCATCGAAAATTGTCTTTTTGGGGTGGATATTAACACTAATTCAGTCAAAATTTGTCGTCTTCGATTATGGATTGAGTTATTAAAAAATTCCTATTATACCTCACCTCCCCAACCCTTCTCTCCTAAAAGCAAGGGGGGAGAAAAAAATAATAAGTTATCTCATCAATTCCCTTCTCCAGATGGGAGAGGGGTTAGGGGTGAGGGCAAAACTTTACAAACTTTACCTAACATTGATATTAATATTAAATGTGGTAATTCTTTAATCAGTCGCTTTGATATTAATGATAGTTTTTCCTCCGCCAAAATAAAGCGTCAAATCGAGGAATATAAAGAAGCCGTTAAAAATTATTATCGCCCTGAAAATCGTCAAGAAAAACAAAAAATTATTCAATTAATTGAGTTAATTAAAAATAATCTTAGTAATGAAATTACAGGTAACGATGAAAGTTCTAAAAAATTGCGACAATTACAAGGAGAATTAAATAATTTAGTTAATCAACAATCTTTATTTGAAGAAACAGTTAAGGAAAAAAAAGTCAAAGAGAAGAAGATTAAGCAGTTAGAAAAACAAATTAATCAATATCAATTAGAAATTGAAGATAAAAAACATAATCGCATTTATCATAATGCCTTTGAATGGCGTTTTGAGTTTCCCGAAGTGTTAGATAATGAGGGCAATTTTATCGGTTTTGATGTTATTATTGGCAATCCTCCCTATATTCGCCAAGAAGAATTTTCTCCCCTTAAACCATTACTAAAACAACGGTATAAAATCTATAATTCTATAGCTGATTTATTAACTTATTTTGTAGAATTAGGTTATAATCTCTTACATTATGATGGTATTTTTCAATTCATTATTTCTAATAAATTTACTAGGGCAAATTATGGGCAAGAAATGCGCTCTTTTTTATTAGAAAATACTACCCTAACTCACTTTATCGACTTTAGCGGTTTAGCGGTGTTTGATGAGGCAACCGTAGATTCTGCTATTCTTGGTTATGTAAAAAATAAGGTTGCTTCTGCTGGTTTAATATATGCGGATGTGAAAAAAGAGACGGTAAGAATTAACGATTTTTCTAATTATTTAACGGAAATTCAGACTAACTTTTTACAAAGTGATTTAACCGTCAATAGTTGGAGTTTTGAAAATCCAGAAGTATTAAAAATTAAGGCAAAAATTGAGTCTCAAGGAATACCTTTAAAGGATTGGAATATTACTATTAATTATGGTATCAAAACTGGTTATAATGATGCTTTTATTATTGATGGTAAAACAAGACAAGATTTAATTAATCAAGATGGTAAATCGGCGGAAATTATTAAACCTCTTTTGCGGGGAAGGGATATTCACAAATATTATGCTAATTTTCAAGATTTATGGTTGATTAATCTACACAATGGCTATGAAGTTAATCATCAAAAAATTCCTGCTTTGAATGTAAATGATTATCCTGCTATTAAACAACATCTCGATCAATTTTACCCTAAATTAATCAAAAGAAGTGATCAAGGAAAAACTCCTTATAATTTAAGAAATTGTGCCTATATTCCTGATTTTGAAAAACCTAAAATATTGTATCCCGAATTTTCTTCAAAAAGTTCTTTTACTTGGGATGAAAATAATCACTATTATACTTTAGATACTTGTTGGATTTTAAACGGTGGAAATTATTACTTATTAAGTCTCTTAAATTCTAGTCTTATGTGGTTTTATTTAAAAACAATCGTTTCTGTTTTAGGCACTCAAGCCTTTAGAATGAAGAAAATTTACTTAGAAGAATTACCAGTTAAACAAATCACAGAAAAAGAAGAAAAATTCTTTAAAAAATTAGTAACAGACATATTAAAATTAAAGACAGAAAACCCCAATAATGACACATCAAAACTAGAGAGAAAAGTAGATTTATTAGTCTATGAATTATACGGCTTAACAGAGGAAGAAATTAGGATAATTGAGGAATAA
- a CDS encoding nucleotidyl transferase AbiEii/AbiGii toxin family protein produces MIFNIDHHNKILTIINQLKQEVFEDNFAYFGGGTLIAFTHQEYRTSNDIDFICSLNLSGYKQLRTLIFEKGYQALFSNLDNISIGRSIMDQYGIRLLVQIDNSFIKMEIIAESRFQIGSPQYFSWSLIPCLNNEDIYTSKLLANADRFMDNSVKSRDLIDLAILRLDAKIPPSALEKAEKAYEVIRPLKVAIERFQKRESYREQCFLSLQIEELNFSKIINGIDLLADDLSLPSTKRTFKEQPDLFSF; encoded by the coding sequence ATGATCTTTAATATTGACCATCATAATAAAATATTGACGATTATTAATCAATTAAAACAAGAAGTATTTGAAGATAATTTTGCTTATTTTGGAGGCGGAACTTTAATCGCTTTTACTCATCAAGAATATAGAACAAGTAATGATATTGACTTTATTTGTTCTCTTAATTTATCAGGTTATAAACAATTAAGAACATTAATTTTTGAAAAGGGTTATCAAGCCTTATTTTCTAATTTAGATAACATTTCGATCGGTAGATCAATAATGGATCAATATGGAATTCGTTTATTAGTTCAAATCGATAATTCTTTCATTAAAATGGAAATTATCGCAGAAAGTCGTTTTCAAATTGGTTCGCCTCAATACTTTTCTTGGTCATTAATTCCTTGTCTTAATAACGAAGATATTTATACATCTAAACTTTTAGCTAATGCCGATCGATTTATGGATAATAGTGTAAAATCAAGGGATTTAATTGATTTAGCAATTCTGAGATTAGATGCAAAAATTCCCCCTAGTGCTTTAGAAAAAGCGGAAAAGGCTTACGAAGTAATACGTCCTTTAAAAGTAGCAATTGAGCGTTTTCAAAAAAGAGAAAGTTATCGAGAACAATGTTTTTTGAGCTTACAAATTGAAGAATTAAATTTTTCTAAAATTATCAACGGAATTGATTTATTAGCAGATGATTTATCGTTACCTTCTACTAAGAGAACTTTTAAAGAACAACCTGATCTTTTTTCTTTTTAA
- a CDS encoding glycosyltransferase family 2 protein, with amino-acid sequence MDLTTITPLILTYNEEPNIDRTLSKLTWAKEVIIIDSFSTDKTLEIVKNYENVTVFQRTFDSHSNQWNYGLNQINSEWILSMDADYIINEQLLAEINHLAQNSLVDGYFIPFKYCVFGKPLNQTILPPRQCLFRKNKAIYIDDGHTQLLKNDGKISQIKSYIYHDDRKSLSRWLWAQDRYMILEVEKILKTPVNQLSLGDKIRKKIILAPFIVFFYCLILKGGILDGWHGWYYAFQRMFAEILLSLRLIEAKYFNQE; translated from the coding sequence ATGGATTTAACTACTATTACACCCTTAATTTTAACCTACAATGAAGAACCTAACATCGATCGAACTTTAAGTAAATTAACATGGGCAAAAGAAGTTATTATAATAGATAGTTTTAGCACAGATAAAACCTTAGAAATTGTGAAAAATTATGAAAACGTAACAGTTTTTCAAAGAACTTTTGATAGTCATAGTAATCAATGGAATTATGGCTTAAATCAAATTAATTCTGAATGGATATTATCAATGGACGCTGATTATATAATCAATGAACAATTATTAGCTGAAATTAATCATTTAGCTCAAAATTCTTTAGTAGATGGTTACTTTATCCCCTTTAAATATTGTGTATTTGGAAAACCTTTAAATCAAACAATTTTACCGCCTCGTCAATGTTTATTTCGTAAAAATAAAGCTATTTATATCGATGATGGACATACTCAATTATTAAAAAATGATGGTAAAATTAGTCAAATTAAAAGTTATATTTACCATGACGATCGAAAATCATTAAGTAGATGGTTATGGGCGCAAGATCGTTATATGATATTAGAAGTAGAAAAAATATTAAAAACTCCTGTAAATCAATTAAGTTTAGGAGATAAAATTCGTAAAAAAATCATTTTAGCACCTTTTATTGTATTTTTTTACTGCCTAATATTAAAAGGTGGAATCCTTGATGGTTGGCATGGTTGGTATTATGCCTTTCAAAGAATGTTCGCTGAAATATTATTATCTTTAAGACTAATAGAAGCAAAATATTTTAATCAAGAATAG
- a CDS encoding chemotaxis protein CheW — MNIANLSPESSKINTQKVKMLVFSVGNLNAALHIDTVQKVINYNTIFGSGLNHYGLVNIGEEEITVIDLHKKLFNLPQILNSDDKKYLLLAVNSANETFGILVKSTPELYDLSLENIRELPPSYRRADTLKIASHVTVIAEEDQERTVFILDPDELIAP; from the coding sequence ATGAATATCGCTAACTTATCCCCTGAATCCTCGAAAATTAATACTCAAAAAGTGAAAATGTTAGTATTTTCCGTGGGTAATCTCAACGCTGCTTTACACATTGATACTGTACAAAAAGTTATTAACTATAACACCATCTTTGGTAGTGGTTTAAATCATTATGGATTAGTCAACATTGGAGAGGAAGAAATTACAGTAATCGACTTACATAAAAAATTGTTTAATCTTCCTCAAATTTTGAACTCTGACGACAAAAAATATTTACTTTTAGCCGTTAACAGTGCTAATGAAACTTTTGGTATTCTCGTCAAAAGTACTCCTGAACTATATGATCTATCTTTAGAGAATATTAGAGAGCTACCCCCGTCTTATCGCCGAGCGGATACTTTAAAAATTGCCTCTCATGTAACAGTTATTGCGGAAGAAGATCAAGAAAGAACTGTTTTTATTTTAGACCCAGATGAACTAATTGCACCCTAA
- a CDS encoding iron-containing alcohol dehydrogenase family protein has product MKMTKLKTPQAITKVNEIFSLQVAPANIIKGDNCLINSGKSIEQFGKHPIIVGGKNTLKLIETYLNPICEEYNLTPSYQSYSPDCAQTSLKRLENAVKSHKGDFIIGVGGGKALDTAKLLAHNCNLPIVTIPTSGATCAGWTALSNIYSESGAFQYDVSLRHCPNLLILDYSLVATAPAHTLIAGIGDAIAKWYEASISSGDSSSTLTIAAVQQARVLRDILLQKSEKALANPLSEEWKEVVDATVLLAGVSGGLGGANCRTVAAHAIHNALTHLEEVHHQLHGAKVAYGILVQLRLEEMVMNNQLATTSRHQLIKFYRNIGLPCTLEDLGLDKITLAQLRSTAELTCQPSSDIHRLPFKVTPEQLLGAMVSTLI; this is encoded by the coding sequence ATGAAAATGACTAAGTTGAAAACTCCCCAAGCTATTACTAAAGTTAATGAGATTTTTAGTTTACAAGTCGCCCCTGCTAATATTATTAAGGGTGATAATTGCTTAATCAATAGTGGAAAATCGATCGAGCAATTTGGTAAACATCCGATTATTGTGGGGGGTAAAAACACTTTAAAATTGATCGAAACTTATCTTAATCCTATCTGTGAAGAATATAACCTCACCCCTAGTTATCAAAGTTATTCCCCTGATTGTGCGCAAACTTCCTTAAAACGTCTGGAAAATGCCGTGAAATCCCATAAAGGAGATTTTATCATCGGAGTTGGGGGAGGAAAAGCCCTCGACACTGCCAAATTATTGGCTCATAATTGTAATTTGCCTATTGTTACTATCCCTACTTCGGGGGCAACTTGTGCAGGTTGGACAGCATTAAGTAATATTTATTCAGAATCGGGCGCTTTTCAGTATGATGTGAGTCTTCGTCATTGTCCTAATTTACTTATCCTTGATTATAGTTTAGTGGCGACTGCTCCTGCTCATACTTTAATCGCTGGAATTGGAGATGCGATCGCAAAATGGTATGAAGCCTCCATCAGTAGCGGTGATTCTAGTTCCACTTTAACCATAGCGGCAGTACAACAAGCGAGAGTATTAAGAGATATTTTATTACAAAAATCGGAGAAAGCCTTAGCTAATCCCCTTAGTGAAGAATGGAAAGAAGTAGTTGACGCAACGGTATTATTAGCAGGAGTTAGCGGAGGTTTAGGCGGTGCAAATTGTCGCACAGTAGCCGCCCATGCTATCCATAACGCCTTAACTCATCTGGAGGAAGTGCATCATCAATTACATGGGGCAAAAGTCGCCTATGGTATTTTAGTACAACTGCGACTAGAAGAAATGGTGATGAATAATCAACTTGCTACTACTTCCAGACATCAATTGATTAAGTTTTATCGTAATATTGGTTTACCTTGTACCCTCGAAGATTTAGGACTTGATAAGATTACTTTAGCTCAACTTCGATCGACGGCGGAGTTAACTTGTCAACCATCCTCAGATATTCACCGCCTACCTTTTAAAGTAACCCCCGAACAATTATTAGGGGCAATGGTTTCAACTCTAATTTAG
- the pflB gene encoding formate C-acetyltransferase, with product MVHLSEKSTHNATQHTPYEGWQGFKLGKWTTEVNVRDFIQRNYTVYTGDESFLNDATSCTNNLWTEVKLLMKEEREKGVLDVETKIPSSITAYGAGYINQDLEKIVGLQTDKPLKRSIMPYGGIRVVATSLKSYGYELDPQTEEIFTKYRKTHNDGVFSAYTTDMRKARKSGIITGLPDAYGRGRIIGDYRRVALYGVDFLVKDKQNQLLSLENDVIDEDVIRLREEITDQTQALNELKAMALSYGFDISKPATNAQEAVQWTYFAYLGAVKEQNGAAMSLGRISNFLDVYFERDLNNGTINESEAQELIDQFVIKLRMVRFLRAPEYNQLFAADPVWVTEVIGGMGSDGRPLVTKNSFRFLHTLYNLGPAPEPNLTVLWAERLPVAFKRYCAKVSIDTSSIQYENDDLMRPDYGDDYGIACCVSVMKIGKQMQFFGARVNLAKALLYTINGGKDENSGVQVAPAYAPITGDYLEYEDISAKFDLLMAWLAKLYVNTLNVIHYMHDKYSYERIEMALHDRDVYRTMACGIAGLSVVADALSAIKYSRVKVIRNEAGLAVDYEVEGDYPKFGNNDDRVDSIAVELVTKFMNEIRQHKTYRNATPTQSILTITSNVVYGKKTGSTPDGRKAGEPFAPGANPMHGRDTKGAIASMESVAKLPYEHAQDGISYTFSIVPNALGKTPEARINNLAGMLDGYFHDTGHHININVFDRATLLDAMDHPEQYPQLTIRVSGYAVNFIKLTREQQLDVINRTFHEQL from the coding sequence ATGGTACATCTATCGGAAAAATCCACCCATAACGCTACACAACACACGCCTTATGAAGGTTGGCAAGGCTTTAAACTGGGAAAATGGACAACAGAAGTTAACGTCAGAGATTTTATTCAAAGGAATTATACCGTTTATACTGGTGACGAATCTTTTTTAAATGATGCCACATCCTGCACTAATAATTTATGGACTGAAGTTAAATTATTAATGAAGGAAGAAAGGGAAAAAGGAGTTTTAGACGTTGAAACCAAAATCCCCTCTAGTATTACCGCCTATGGCGCAGGTTATATTAATCAAGATTTAGAGAAAATCGTTGGTTTACAAACCGATAAACCTCTGAAACGATCGATTATGCCCTACGGAGGGATTCGAGTAGTCGCTACGTCTTTAAAATCCTACGGTTACGAACTTGATCCTCAAACAGAAGAAATCTTCACAAAATACCGCAAAACCCACAATGACGGCGTTTTCTCAGCTTATACCACAGACATGAGAAAAGCTCGTAAATCTGGTATTATTACTGGTTTACCCGATGCTTATGGTAGGGGACGTATTATTGGTGATTATCGCCGAGTGGCTTTATACGGTGTTGACTTTTTAGTCAAGGATAAACAAAATCAATTATTATCCCTCGAAAATGATGTGATTGATGAGGATGTAATTCGTTTACGGGAAGAAATCACCGATCAAACTCAAGCCTTAAATGAGTTAAAAGCAATGGCTTTGAGTTATGGCTTCGACATCAGTAAACCAGCAACTAACGCTCAAGAAGCGGTGCAATGGACATATTTTGCTTATCTTGGTGCGGTGAAAGAACAAAATGGGGCGGCAATGTCTCTTGGTCGTATTTCAAACTTCCTCGATGTTTACTTTGAAAGAGATTTAAACAACGGTACTATTAATGAATCGGAAGCTCAAGAGTTAATTGATCAATTTGTGATCAAGTTGCGCATGGTGCGTTTTTTACGAGCGCCTGAGTATAACCAACTTTTTGCGGCTGATCCTGTATGGGTGACAGAAGTAATTGGTGGTATGGGATCAGATGGTCGTCCTTTGGTAACAAAAAATAGTTTCCGTTTCTTACATACATTATATAACTTAGGACCTGCTCCAGAACCTAACTTAACAGTATTATGGGCGGAAAGATTACCTGTTGCTTTTAAACGTTATTGTGCTAAAGTTTCGATCGATACTAGCTCAATTCAGTACGAAAATGATGATTTAATGCGCCCTGATTATGGGGATGATTATGGTATCGCTTGTTGTGTCTCGGTGATGAAAATTGGCAAACAAATGCAGTTTTTCGGCGCACGGGTTAACTTAGCCAAAGCCCTACTCTATACCATCAACGGCGGTAAAGATGAAAATAGCGGTGTGCAAGTTGCTCCTGCTTACGCTCCTATTACGGGAGATTATTTAGAGTATGAGGACATCAGCGCCAAATTTGACTTACTCATGGCATGGTTAGCGAAATTATACGTTAACACCCTCAATGTTATCCACTATATGCACGATAAATATAGCTATGAGCGCATCGAAATGGCGTTGCACGATCGAGATGTTTACCGTACAATGGCTTGTGGTATTGCAGGGTTGTCAGTCGTTGCTGATGCTTTATCCGCTATCAAATATAGTCGTGTGAAAGTGATTCGTAACGAAGCAGGTTTAGCGGTGGATTACGAAGTAGAAGGAGATTACCCCAAATTCGGTAATAATGACGATCGAGTGGATAGTATTGCGGTTGAATTAGTAACTAAATTCATGAACGAAATCCGTCAACACAAAACCTATCGTAACGCCACTCCTACCCAATCCATTTTAACCATTACTTCTAACGTGGTTTATGGTAAAAAAACTGGTAGTACTCCTGACGGACGTAAAGCAGGTGAACCTTTCGCCCCCGGTGCAAACCCTATGCACGGAAGGGATACCAAAGGTGCGATCGCCTCTATGGAATCCGTAGCAAAATTGCCCTACGAACACGCTCAAGATGGTATCTCCTACACATTTTCGATCGTGCCTAATGCCTTAGGTAAAACCCCCGAAGCGAGAATTAACAACCTCGCAGGGATGTTAGACGGCTATTTCCACGATACAGGACATCATATCAATATTAACGTGTTCGATCGAGCAACCTTATTAGATGCAATGGATCATCCTGAACAATATCCCCAGTTAACCATTCGTGTTTCAGGTTATGCTGTTAACTTTATTAAACTAACTCGTGAGCAACAGTTAGATGTAATTAACCGTACTTTCCACGAACAATTATAA
- a CDS encoding DUF433 domain-containing protein, with amino-acid sequence MLLESFFDIYSENDIRLKGTRIGIETILYEYIYNRKNAEEISNLYTQVSLEDIYSTILYYLHNKVKITEYMIDWLKSSENLAKQQDKNPTVNIIRLKNLKNQTKISA; translated from the coding sequence ATGTTACTAGAATCTTTTTTTGATATTTATAGCGAAAATGATATTCGTTTAAAAGGAACAAGAATTGGTATTGAAACAATACTCTATGAATATATTTATAATCGAAAAAATGCAGAAGAAATCAGTAACTTATATACTCAAGTTTCTTTAGAAGATATTTATAGTACCATCTTGTATTATTTACACAATAAAGTTAAAATTACTGAGTATATGATTGACTGGTTAAAAAGTTCTGAAAATTTAGCAAAACAACAGGACAAAAATCCTACGGTTAATATAATTAGATTAAAAAATTTAAAAAATCAGACGAAAATAAGTGCTTAA
- a CDS encoding DUF5615 family PIN-like protein, whose product MLKFNYLIDENLPPIYKQQLKLYLSNIEIIAIGDPNTPKKGTKDPEILIWCEKNNFILVTNNRASMPLHLKEHLTQGHHLPGIFVFRPQSKIGEIINDLVLIASASQGNEYVDMITYIPL is encoded by the coding sequence GTGCTTAAATTTAATTACTTAATTGATGAAAATTTACCACCTATATATAAACAACAATTAAAGTTATATTTATCTAATATAGAGATTATCGCTATCGGAGATCCTAATACTCCCAAAAAAGGAACAAAAGATCCAGAAATATTAATTTGGTGTGAAAAAAATAACTTTATTTTAGTTACTAACAACCGAGCTTCTATGCCTTTGCATTTGAAAGAACATTTAACACAAGGGCATCATTTACCCGGTATTTTTGTTTTTCGTCCTCAGAGTAAGATAGGTGAAATTATTAATGATTTGGTATTAATTGCCTCTGCTAGTCAGGGAAATGAATATGTTGATATGATTACTTATATCCCTCTTTAA
- a CDS encoding flavin prenyltransferase UbiX: MNKSIIVGISGASGMIYAVRTLKYLLEAEYTVYVVASKASYMVWLEEDGIKVPQEPETQEKFWRSYLQIPTQGKLICHRWGDVGASIASGSFRTLGMVVIPCSMSTVAKISHGLSSDLLERAADVQLKEGKPLVVVPRETPFSLIHLRNLTQLAEAGAKIVPAIPAWYHQPRSIEDLVDFVIARTLDQLNIDCIPLKRWKETE, from the coding sequence ATGAATAAATCGATAATTGTTGGTATCAGTGGCGCATCGGGAATGATTTACGCTGTGAGGACTCTTAAATATCTTTTAGAAGCAGAATATACCGTTTATGTGGTAGCTTCCAAAGCTAGTTATATGGTATGGTTAGAAGAAGATGGTATCAAAGTACCTCAAGAGCCTGAGACTCAAGAAAAATTTTGGCGATCGTACCTACAAATACCGACTCAAGGAAAGTTGATTTGTCATCGTTGGGGGGATGTGGGTGCAAGTATTGCTAGTGGCTCGTTTCGTACATTAGGAATGGTTGTTATACCCTGTAGCATGAGTACGGTGGCGAAAATAAGTCACGGATTAAGCTCAGATTTACTAGAAAGGGCAGCAGATGTACAACTCAAGGAAGGAAAACCATTAGTTGTTGTACCCCGTGAAACTCCTTTTAGTTTAATTCACTTGCGAAATTTAACACAATTGGCGGAAGCAGGAGCAAAAATTGTTCCTGCTATTCCTGCATGGTATCATCAACCTCGATCGATCGAAGATTTAGTTGATTTTGTCATTGCTCGTACTTTAGATCAACTCAATATAGACTGTATTCCTCTTAAAAGATGGAAAGAAACGGAGTAA